CGGTTGAGCTGGGACGATGGCAGGACGGGGAGCGGTGCGCTTGGACACGCAAACTTGGCAGGAACAGGGGCTCGAAACCCGGTCTCCGGGACGCACGCGCGGTGAAATCAGCCAGGATGAACTGGCGCACCAGTGGAGCCGTGTTCGCGGCCGACTTCAGGAAGAAATCGGCGAGGTCGAGTACCGCAACTGGTTGCGGCAAGCCGTGCTGCATGGGCTCGACGGCGATGAAGTGACTGTCATGCTGCCGACCCGCTTCCTGCGTGACTGGGTGAACAAGGAATATGGCAACCTGCTGACCGCGTTCTGGCAGGCCGAGAACCCGGCGGTACGGCGCGTGGATATCCGGACCCGGCCGGCCGGCACCAGCGAGCGCGCGCCCGACCTCGCCGAGGTGGAGCCGAAGACCGCGATCGCGCGGCCCGCCGCCGCGGCGCGCCGCGAGGCCGAGGAACGCCCGGACATGAGCGCGCCGCTCGACCCGCGCTTCACCTTTGATACATTCGTGGTCGGCAAGCCGAACGAATTCGCCTATGCCTGCGCGCGCCGCGTCGCCGACGGGCACGCGTCGCCGGGGTTCAATCCGCTGTTCCTCTACGGCGGTGTCGGTCTCGGCAAGACCCATCTGATGCACGCGATTGCCTGGGAACTGTCGCAGCGCTCGGACGAGGTCACGGTCGCCTACATGTCGGCCGAGAAGTTCATGCACAAATTCGTCAGCGCCCTGCGCCGGCAATCGACCATCGAATTTAAGAACGAGTTGCGCAGCGTCGATGTGCTGATGGTGGACGACCTGCAGTTCCTGATCGGCAAGGATGGCACGCAGGAGGAATTCTTCCACACCTTCAATGCGCTGGTCGATTCCGGCAAGCAGATCATCGTCTCGGCCGACAAGTCGCCGTCGGACCTGTCCGGCATCGAGGATCGGCTGCGCACGCGGCTCGGCTGCGGCATGGTCGCCGATGTCCATGCCACGACCTATGAGCTGCGCCTCGCGATCCTGGAGGCCAAGGCCGCGCGGGCTGGCGTCGTCGTGCCGGGGCGGGTGATGGAGTTCCTCGCGCAGAAGATCACCGCCAATGTCCGCGAGCTCGAAGGGGCGCTGAACCGGCTGATCGCCCATGCCAACCTGTTCGAGCGCCCGGTGACCCTCGAGACGGCGCATGAGGTGCTGCACGACCTGCTCCGCGCCTATGACCGCAAGATCACGATCGAGGAGATCCAGAAGCAGGTCGCCGAGCATTACAATATCCGGGTCAGCGAGATGTCCTCCGCCCGGCGCGCGCGCAACATCGCCCGGCCTCGACAGATCGCCATGTATCTCGCCAAGCAGCTGACCAGCCGCAGCCTGCCCGAGATCGGCCGGAAATTCGGCAACCGCGACCATACCACCGTCATGCACGCGGTCTCCAAGGTGACCGAACTGATCGAGGCCGATCCCGATTTCGCCGAGGATGTCGAACTGCTGCGCCGGATCCTGACCGTCTGAGCCGGATCCGGGCAGCGTCGCCGCCTGTCAGAGATGGCGGGCGTGATGGCGCAGATGGTCTTCCACGAAGGTCGCGATGAAGAAGTAGGAGTGGTCGTACCCCTCCTGCATCCGCAGATCGAGCTTCACGCCCTTCGCCGCGCAGGCCTCGCGGAGCAGTTCCGGTTTCAGCTCGCGTTCGAGAAACGGATCGGCGGTGCCCTGGTCGACGAGGATGGCCGGCCCGTCCCAGCCGCGGTCCTCGATCAGCGCCGTCGCGTCATAGGCGCGCCAGTTCGCACGGTCGACGCCGAGATAGCCGGTCAGCGCCTTTTCACCCCAGGGGCAGCGCATCGGCGAGACGATCGGCGCGAAGGCCGAGACCGAGCGGTAGGCGCCAGGGTTCTTCAGCGCGATCGTCAGCGCGCCATGCCCACCCATCGAATGGCCGAAAATGCCCACGCGCGCGGGATCGACCGGAAAGGACGCGTTGATCAGGGCAGGGAGTTCCTTCGTGATGTAGGAATACATCCGGTAGCCGTCCCGCCACGGCGTTTCCGTCGCATCGACATAGAAACCGGCGCCGGTGCCGAAATCATAGGCGTCGTCCTCGCCAGGATAACCGAGGCCTCGCGGGGAGGTATCCGGCGCGATCAGGGCAATGCCGAGTTCCGCGGCGACGCGCTGCGCCCCGGCCTTCACCGTGAAATTCTCCTCGGTGCAGGTCAGCCCGGCCAGATAATAGAGCGCAGGAACCGTTCCCGCCGCGGCCTGCGGCGGCAGGAAAACGGCGAATCGCATTGTGCAGCCGGTCTCCTTTGCCTCATGCCGATAAACGCCCTGCATGCCGCCAAAACATTTCTGGGTCGAAACCGTCTCAAGAACGGTGGCGCTGGTCATGTATCGATCTCCCTTTGAATCATGCGCACAACTATCCCGCGCAGGTGGATGGAAGGCAATCAGTCTGCGCCGATATGCGCTTTATCGAATTTAAACGCATGATTTACGAAATCTTTCTGAAACCCGACAGGAGGAGACTTATTCGCGTTGACAGTTCCTGCGGTTTCTGCGTCATTAAACGCGCAATCGACTTTGGCTTGCCTTGTTGCACGAGACGGGTTTCCGTACGGCCAAGACGTCCAAAACCCGGTTGTCCCTCTGGAGCCGTGCGGCGGTCGCACGGTGGGTCTGTCTTAGGAGCGACGACGCGACAATGGCGATCGGCACTGTCAAGTGGTTCAACACCACGAAGGGCTTCGGCTTCATCGTGCCGCAGGATGGCGGCAAGGACGTTTTCGTCCACATCACTGCAGTTCAGGCGGCCGGCATGCGCGGCCTCAACGAAGGGCAGAAGATTTCCTACGAGGTGACGCAGGAACGCGGCAAGGCAGCGGCGACAAACCTCAAGGCCGTCTGACCTCACGGTCCGGCGCGACGAAAGGCGGGGCCCCTCCGGGGCCCCGTTTTTTATTGCGCGACCGTACGTGCTGATCGACCGAAAGGAGATGTCTGCAAAATTGCAGGCACCCAATGGTCCAGACCCGCCTTGTCCTACCGAATTCGGTTGATTGCGGCTGTACGACTCGAGGTGAGAGCCGGCAGGAGCGTGATCCCGCGCCCTGCCGGACAAGGAGACTCGTCATGCCGGTGAGATGGAACGCCGCATCCGATCCAGATCGGTTCGGCTGGTGGTCGGTGGTCACCGCGCCCATTCCTCCTGACCAGACGATCAGCGGCGAGTGGCCGGCCTGCGGGACTGTTGTGCTCGGCAGACCAAACTCGCCGCGCATCTGACATTTTCGTGACCGAAGGCCCGTCGCCGGGCCGTTGCGATTGCCGCCAGCGGGCCACCGTGCCGCAAATTTCAATACGTTGAACCCGGACCCGCTTCCGTTTGCGCGGCAAATTTCGCATTCGGGCCCGAGATATGGCTCGACATATTACCGTGCATGCCCTATACGTAATGATCATTCGCTTATCGTTAACGACGGGAATCGGTCATTTATGGTATTGTCCCCATCCGGCTTTTATAATTCGACAGGACGACCAATGACCACTCGAACAAGCACTGGCCCCGCGATGGCGGCACTGCACGAACGTCACCAACGTGAGGACGAGGCTGCGGGACAGCACGGCAACGCGCTCTACTCGGTCAGCCAGCTCGCCCGCCAGCTGGGCGTGACCGCGCGAACCATCCGGTTCTATGAAGACAAGGGGCTGGTAAATCCAAGTCGCGCCGGCACTACCCGCGTCTACACCTCGCGTGACCGCGCGCGGCTCATGCTGATCCTGCGCGGCAAGCGCCTTGGATTCTCGCTGCGTGAGATCAAGGAC
This genomic interval from Acidiphilium multivorum AIU301 contains the following:
- a CDS encoding MerR family transcriptional regulator, which codes for MAALHERHQREDEAAGQHGNALYSVSQLARQLGVTARTIRFYEDKGLVNPSRAGTTRVYTSRDRARLMLILRGKRLGFSLREIKDYLDLYDVDPTQHTQLRQLLAGVRKRIAKLQEQRAALEQSLAELADIERQSENALKQAAK
- the fghA gene encoding S-formylglutathione hydrolase, with protein sequence MTSATVLETVSTQKCFGGMQGVYRHEAKETGCTMRFAVFLPPQAAAGTVPALYYLAGLTCTEENFTVKAGAQRVAAELGIALIAPDTSPRGLGYPGEDDAYDFGTGAGFYVDATETPWRDGYRMYSYITKELPALINASFPVDPARVGIFGHSMGGHGALTIALKNPGAYRSVSAFAPIVSPMRCPWGEKALTGYLGVDRANWRAYDATALIEDRGWDGPAILVDQGTADPFLERELKPELLREACAAKGVKLDLRMQEGYDHSYFFIATFVEDHLRHHARHL
- the dnaA gene encoding chromosomal replication initiator protein DnaA, whose protein sequence is MAGRGAVRLDTQTWQEQGLETRSPGRTRGEISQDELAHQWSRVRGRLQEEIGEVEYRNWLRQAVLHGLDGDEVTVMLPTRFLRDWVNKEYGNLLTAFWQAENPAVRRVDIRTRPAGTSERAPDLAEVEPKTAIARPAAAARREAEERPDMSAPLDPRFTFDTFVVGKPNEFAYACARRVADGHASPGFNPLFLYGGVGLGKTHLMHAIAWELSQRSDEVTVAYMSAEKFMHKFVSALRRQSTIEFKNELRSVDVLMVDDLQFLIGKDGTQEEFFHTFNALVDSGKQIIVSADKSPSDLSGIEDRLRTRLGCGMVADVHATTYELRLAILEAKAARAGVVVPGRVMEFLAQKITANVRELEGALNRLIAHANLFERPVTLETAHEVLHDLLRAYDRKITIEEIQKQVAEHYNIRVSEMSSARRARNIARPRQIAMYLAKQLTSRSLPEIGRKFGNRDHTTVMHAVSKVTELIEADPDFAEDVELLRRILTV
- a CDS encoding cold-shock protein, whose protein sequence is MAIGTVKWFNTTKGFGFIVPQDGGKDVFVHITAVQAAGMRGLNEGQKISYEVTQERGKAAATNLKAV